The Roseomonas gilardii nucleotide sequence GGCCGGATGCCGGTCAGCCTCTTCTTCGGACCACGTATCTACCTCCAGCGGCCGAGCCAGGGACCCGACTGGGGCCTGCGCTTCGGCGTGCAGTTCCTCTTCCCGACCTGAACCGAAGGAGCGGCCCATGGCGGAATGCTGCGACATCCAGGCCCCGGAGACCGCGACGGCACCGGAGGGGATGCGCTGGATTCCCGGCGGGCGGTTCACCATGGGCTCCGACCACCACTATGCCGAGGAACGTCCGGCGCATCCGGTGCGGGTGGCGGGCTTCTGGATGGATGCCACCCCGGTCACCAACGCTGCCTTCGCCCGCTTCGTCACCGCGACCGGCTACGTCACCCTGGCAGAGCGACCGCTCGACCCCGCCCTCTATCCCGACGCCATCCCGGCGCTGCTGGTCCCCGGCGCGCTGGTCTTCCGCATGACGGACGGGCCGGTCGATACGCGGGACGTGCGCAACTGGTGGTCCTACACGCCCGGCGCCTGCTGGAACCGTCCGGAGGGGCCGGGCAGCTTGCTCGATGGCCGCGACGACCACCCGGTGGTGCATGTGGCGCACGAGGATGCCGCCGCCTACGCCGCCTGGGCCGGCAAGGCGCTGCCGACCGAGGCGGAGTGGGAGCGCGCCGCGCGCGGCGGGCTGGAGGGCGCGGAGTACGCCTGGGGCGAGGAGATGACCCCCGGCGGGGTCCATATGGCCAACACCTGGCAGGGGCCTTTCCCTTGGCGCAACTTCGCGGCCGACGGCTTCGCCGGCAGCTCGCCGGTCGGCAGCTTCCCGCCCAACGGCTACGGCCTGTCCGACGTCACGGGCAACGTCTGGGAATGGACGGAGGACTGGTACGCCGCCCGCCACGCGGCCGACCCGGGCAAGCTCTGCTGCGCGCCCGCGAACCCTCGCGGCGCGCCCGTTGAGGGCAGCTACGACCCTCGCCAGCCCGCCATCCGCATCCCGCGCAAGGTGGTGAAGGGCGGTTCCTTCCTCTGTGCGCCCAGCTACTGCCGCCGCTACCGGCCCGCCGCGCGGCAGCCGCAGATGGTGGACAGTGCCATGAGCCATCTCGGCTTCCGCTGCCTCCGCCGACCCACTCCCCAGGAGAGGAACCTGCCATGACCGACAGAACACCGGCCAAGAGCCAGACCAACCGGCGCGACATGCTGCTCGGCGGTGTGGCCGGGCTGGCCACGGCTGTTGCCGGCGGCGGCCCGGCGCTGGCCCAGGCGCCGCGTCCGGCGACACCAACTCCCGCTCCAGCCACTTCCACCCCGGCCGCCGGCTCCGGCCGCCCGCCGAACATCCTGGTGATCTTCGGCGACGACATCGGGTTGTGGAACATCAGCTTCAACAATGGCGGCGTCACCGGCTTCAGCACGCCCAACATCGACCGCATCCACCGGGAGGGAGCGACCTTCAGCGACTACTACGGCGAGCAGAGCTGCACGGCCGGCCGCGCCGCCTTCATCACCGGCCAGGCGCCCATCCGCACCGGGCTGACCAAGGTCGGCACGCCCGGCGCCGATATCGGGCTGGAGGCCGAGGACCCCACCATCGCCGAGATGCTCAAGCCGCTGGGCTACGCCACCGGCCAGTTCGGCAAGAACCACCTGGGCGACAAGGACCGCTTCCTGCCGACCCAGCACGGCTTCGACGAGTTCTTCGGCAACCTCTACCACCTCAACGCCGAGGAGGAGCCGGAGCGGCCGAACTATCCGCGCGACCCGGAGTTCCGCCGCCGCTGGGGCCCGCGCGGCGTCATCCGCAGCTTTGCCGACGGAAGGGTGGAGGATACCGGACCGCTGAACCGCAAGCGGATGGAGACGATCGACGAGGAGACTACCGCCGCCTGCATCAACTTCATCGAGCGGCAGCACCAGGTGAACAAGCCCTTCTTCATCTGGCACAACGCCACCCGGATGCACGTCTACACCCACGTCCCACCGAGCTACGACGGCAAGACCGGGCTGAACTTCTACGCGGACGGCATGGTGCAGCACGACGACCATGTCGGGCTGATCCTGAAGAAGCTGGACGACCTCGGCATCGCCAACGACACCATCGTCGTCTACTCCACCGACAATGGCCCGCACTTCAACGAATGGCCGGACGGCGCCATCACCCCCTTCCGCAGCGAGAAGGACACCAACTGGGAGGGCGGGTTCCGCGTGCCCTGCGCCATCCGCTGGCCCGGGAAGATCCCGGCCGGCAAGCGCGTCACCGGCATCGTCGGCGCCAACGACTGGATGCCGACCCTGCTGGCGGCCGCCGGGGTGCCGGACATCAAGGAGAAACTGCTGGCCGGGCACAGCGTGGGCGGCAAGACCTACAAGGTCCATCTCGACGGCTACAACCAGCTTCCCACCCTGACCGGCGACACGCCGAGCCCGCGCAGCGAGTTCTTCTACTTCAACGACGATGGCGAGCTGGTGGCGATCCGCAAGGACCGTTGGAAGTTCGTCTTCGCCGA carries:
- a CDS encoding formylglycine-generating enzyme family protein — its product is MAECCDIQAPETATAPEGMRWIPGGRFTMGSDHHYAEERPAHPVRVAGFWMDATPVTNAAFARFVTATGYVTLAERPLDPALYPDAIPALLVPGALVFRMTDGPVDTRDVRNWWSYTPGACWNRPEGPGSLLDGRDDHPVVHVAHEDAAAYAAWAGKALPTEAEWERAARGGLEGAEYAWGEEMTPGGVHMANTWQGPFPWRNFAADGFAGSSPVGSFPPNGYGLSDVTGNVWEWTEDWYAARHAADPGKLCCAPANPRGAPVEGSYDPRQPAIRIPRKVVKGGSFLCAPSYCRRYRPAARQPQMVDSAMSHLGFRCLRRPTPQERNLP
- a CDS encoding arylsulfatase, which translates into the protein MTDRTPAKSQTNRRDMLLGGVAGLATAVAGGGPALAQAPRPATPTPAPATSTPAAGSGRPPNILVIFGDDIGLWNISFNNGGVTGFSTPNIDRIHREGATFSDYYGEQSCTAGRAAFITGQAPIRTGLTKVGTPGADIGLEAEDPTIAEMLKPLGYATGQFGKNHLGDKDRFLPTQHGFDEFFGNLYHLNAEEEPERPNYPRDPEFRRRWGPRGVIRSFADGRVEDTGPLNRKRMETIDEETTAACINFIERQHQVNKPFFIWHNATRMHVYTHVPPSYDGKTGLNFYADGMVQHDDHVGLILKKLDDLGIANDTIVVYSTDNGPHFNEWPDGAITPFRSEKDTNWEGGFRVPCAIRWPGKIPAGKRVTGIVGANDWMPTLLAAAGVPDIKEKLLAGHSVGGKTYKVHLDGYNQLPTLTGDTPSPRSEFFYFNDDGELVAIRKDRWKFVFAEQRSRGFRVWMDPFVHLRLPLIIDLKMDPMERAPTDSNNYYHWLITNAFLILVAQQEAQRWLSTFKDFPPRQAPASFNVDAYLKILTEAAQRTGK